From Vanessa cardui chromosome 11, ilVanCard2.1, whole genome shotgun sequence, the proteins below share one genomic window:
- the LOC124533591 gene encoding carbonyl reductase [NADPH] 1-like: protein MASDNDKDVFVTSIILAAMNNVSVVVGAASNLGFHVLKKLTRVYKGKIYFTTEDESAGYHIYENLKKTGANIEYFRMDVTYTKSIINFRHHIQDSDERIDLLINNTDYVPTEKNLSHAEKVRRTMSANFYGYINFGKLVYPLLTENARVVNVSGPAGLLATIENEAIRKKVSNPKLTEDELVAVMQEYEEAVRKGVEKTEGWGMNSHAISKVALSAVTFLQHREWSSRGVVINCVNPGNITSREDRKSTKAYEEGAKAILYLALEAPLTLKGNFVWSNYSVIEWNSDPYVEVTTV from the coding sequence ATGGCCTCCGATAACGATAAGGACGTATTTGTCACTAGTATTATTTTAGCCGCTATGAATAACGTGTCCGTCGTCGTGGGAGCGGCCAGCAATCTAGGCTTCCATGTACTGAAAAAACTGACCAGGGTCTACAAGGGAAAAATTTATTTCACGACGGAAGATGAATCGGCCGGCTACCACATTTACGAAAACTTGAAGAAGACCGGCGCGAACATTGAGTATTTCCGAATGGACGTTACGTATACGAAGAGTATTATAAATTTTCGACATCACATACAAGACTCGGACGAGAGAATCGATCTGTTGATAAATAACACGGATTATGTCCCGACAGAGAAGAATCTATCGCACGCCGAAAAAGTTAGAAGAACGATGAGCGCCAATTTCTATGGTTATATAAATTTTGGGAAACTCGTTTATCCACTTTTAACAGAAAATGCAAGGGTCGTTAACGTTTCTGGACCGGCTGGACTGTTGGCCACTATCGAAAATGAAGCGATAAGGAAGAAAGTGAGCAATCCGAAACTCACAGAGGACGAATTAGTTGCAGTCATGCAGGAATACGAAGAAGCAGTTCGGAAGGGTGTGGAGAAAACTGAAGGTTGGGGAATGAATTCTCACGCTATCAGCAAAGTCGCGTTAAGCGCTGTCACTTTCCTCCAACACCGAGAATGGTCGAGTAGAGGCGTGGTCATTAACTGTGTGAATCCAGGAAACATAACGAGTCGTGAAGATAGAAAATCTACAAAAGCATACGAGGAAGGGGCCAAAGCGATACTGTATCTTGCATTAGAAGCACCTCTGACATTGAAAGGGAACTTTGTGTGGAGTAACTACAGTGTGATTGAGTGGAACAGTGATCCGTATGTCGAAGTGACGACCGTATAG